A window from Sebastes fasciatus isolate fSebFas1 chromosome 22, fSebFas1.pri, whole genome shotgun sequence encodes these proteins:
- the LOC141760683 gene encoding uncharacterized protein LOC141760683 isoform X1, which translates to MFEGQSVSLSCEEDDVSAGWTLRRNITDETRTQCGAGWGKPAGSSCSISYMFAWHSGVYWCESREGATSNTITITVTDGPVILQSPVLPVMEGDDVTLLCRTKTSSILSAAFYKDGALIRTEPAGHMTLHHVSRSDEGLYKCLISSDESPPSWLTVTGRPTITAPPTSTAPPPASDPLHLVIRLVCHLVVFCPYCISTFIMVSLYRHRNTGSELPVSVVTTPPTQAEEGLDDDYDDVISAATTEHQF; encoded by the exons ATGTTTGAAGgacagtctgtctctctgagcTGTGAGGAGGACGACGTCTCTGCTGGATGGACTCTGAGGAGGAACATCACCGATGAAACCAGGACTCAGTGTGGAGCTGGCTGGGGAAAACCTGCTGGTTCCTCCTGTAGCATCAGCTACATGTTCGCATGGCACAGTGGAGTTTACTGGTGTGAGTCCAGAGAGGGAGCAACCAGtaacaccatcaccatcaccgtcACTG aTGGACCAGTGATCCTGCAGAGTCCTGTCCTCCCTGTGATGGAGGGAGATGATGTCACTCTGCTCTGTAGGACAAAGACGTCCTCCATTCTCTCAGCTGCTTTCTATAAAGATGGCGCCCTCATCAGGACTGAGCCTGCAGGTCACATGACCCTCCACCATGTTTCCAGGTCTGATGAAGGCCTCTACAAGTGTCTCATCAGCAGTGATGAGTCTCCACccagctggctcactgtcacag GTAGACCTACAATCACGGCTCCGCCCACCTCTACAGCCCCGCCCCCTGCCTCAGACCCCCTCCACCTTGTGATCAGACTGGTCTGCCACCTGGTGGTGTTCTGTCCTTACTGCATCTCCACCTTCATCATGGTGTCTTTATATCGACACAGGAACACAG GAAGTGAGCTGCCCGTCTCCGTGGTGACGACCCCGCCCACCCAGGCTGAGGAGGGATTGGATGATGACTacgatgatgtcatcagcgCGGCCACCACGGAGCATCAGTTCTGA
- the LOC141760683 gene encoding sialoadhesin-like isoform X2 — protein sequence MFEGQSVSLSCEEDDVSAGWTLRRNITDETRTQCGAGWGKPAGSSCSISYMFAWHSGVYWCESREGATSNTITITVTDGPVILQSPVLPVMEGDDVTLLCRTKTSSILSAAFYKDGALIRTEPAGHMTLHHVSRSDEGLYKCLISSDESPPSWLTVTGSELPVSVVTTPPTQAEEGLDDDYDDVISAATTEHQF from the exons ATGTTTGAAGgacagtctgtctctctgagcTGTGAGGAGGACGACGTCTCTGCTGGATGGACTCTGAGGAGGAACATCACCGATGAAACCAGGACTCAGTGTGGAGCTGGCTGGGGAAAACCTGCTGGTTCCTCCTGTAGCATCAGCTACATGTTCGCATGGCACAGTGGAGTTTACTGGTGTGAGTCCAGAGAGGGAGCAACCAGtaacaccatcaccatcaccgtcACTG aTGGACCAGTGATCCTGCAGAGTCCTGTCCTCCCTGTGATGGAGGGAGATGATGTCACTCTGCTCTGTAGGACAAAGACGTCCTCCATTCTCTCAGCTGCTTTCTATAAAGATGGCGCCCTCATCAGGACTGAGCCTGCAGGTCACATGACCCTCCACCATGTTTCCAGGTCTGATGAAGGCCTCTACAAGTGTCTCATCAGCAGTGATGAGTCTCCACccagctggctcactgtcacag GAAGTGAGCTGCCCGTCTCCGTGGTGACGACCCCGCCCACCCAGGCTGAGGAGGGATTGGATGATGACTacgatgatgtcatcagcgCGGCCACCACGGAGCATCAGTTCTGA
- the LOC141760691 gene encoding cell adhesion molecule CEACAM20-like: MRRTSLQWLIFLTFLLSGTTNQARLTLSPSSSQMFEGQSVSLSCEEDDGSAGWTLRRNITDETRTQCGAGWGRSDGSSCNISLMIARHSGVYWCESREGATSNTITVTVTGGPVILQSPVLPVMEGDDVTLLCRTKTSSSLPADFYKDGTLIRTEPAGHMTLYHVSRSDEGLYKCLISSDESPSQLAHCHR, from the exons ATGAGACGAACATCGCTTCAATGGCTGATCT TTCTGACCTTCCTGCTGAGCGGCACAACAAACCAAG ctCGTCTGACTCTGAGTCCCAGCAGCTCTCAAATGTTTGAAGgacagtctgtctctctgagcTGTGAGGAGGACGACGGCTCTGCTGGATGGACTCTGAGGAGGAACATCACCGATGAAACCAGGACTCAGTGTGGAGCTGGCTGGGGAAGATCTGATGGTTCCTCCTGTAACATCAGCTTAATGATCGCACGGCACAGTGGAGTTTACTGGTGTGAGTCCAGAGAGGGAGCAACCAGTAACACCATCACCGTCACCGTCACTG GTGGACCAGTGATCCTGCAGAGTCCTGTCCTCCCTGTGATGGAGGGAGATGACGTCACTCTGCTCTGTAGGACAAAGACGTCCTCCAGCCTCCCAGCTGATTTCTATAAAGATGGCACCCTCATCAGGACTGAGCCTGCAGGTCACATGACCCTCTACCATGTTTCCAGGTCTGATGAAGGCCTCTATAAGTGTCTCATCAGCAGTGATGAGTCTCCCTCccagctggctcactgtcacaggTGA
- the LOC141760679 gene encoding uncharacterized protein LOC141760679 isoform X1 yields MCGFIACSRMVSLSEHISVVKNLTSPSVKMEEAPLLWLLFLTSLLSCTTNQARLTLSPRSSQMFEGQSVSLSCEEDDVSAGWTLRRNITDETRTQCGAGWGKPAGSSCSISYMFAWHSGVYWCESREGATSNTITITVTDGPVILQSPVLPVMEGDDVTLLCRTKTSSSLPADFYKDGALIRTEPAGHMTLHHVSSSDEGLYKCLISSDESPPSWLTVTGKPTIMAPPTSTAPPTSTAPPPALDPLHLVIRLVCHLVVFCPYCISTFIMVSLYRHRNTGSELPVSVVMTPPTQAEEGLDDDYGDVISAVTTEHQF; encoded by the exons ATGTGTGGCTTCATAGCATGCAGCCGTATGGTGTCTCTTTCTGAGCACATTTCAGTGGTTAAAA ATCTCACTTCACCAAGCGTTAAGATGGAGGAAGCACCTCTACTGTGGCTGCTCT TTCTGACTTCCCTGCTGAGCTGCACAACAAACCAAG cTCGTCTGACTCTGAGTCCCAGAAGCTCTCAGATGTTTGAAGgacagtctgtctctctgagcTGTGAGGAGGACGACGTCTCTGCTGGATGGACTCTGAGGAGGAACATCACCGATGAAACCAGGACTCAGTGTGGAGCTGGCTGGGGAAAACCTGCTGGTTCCTCCTGTAGCATCAGCTACATGTTCGCATGGCATAGTGGAGTTTACTGGTGTGAGTCCAGAGAGGGAGCAACCAGtaacaccatcaccatcaccgtcACTG aTGGACCAGTGATCCTGCAGAGTCCTGTCCTCCCTGTGATGGAGGGAGATGATGTCACTCTGCTCTGTAGGACAAAGACGTCCTCCAGCCTCCCAGCTGATTTCTATAAAGATGGCGCCCTCATCAGGACTGAGCCTGCAGGTCACATGACCCTCCACCATGTTTCCAGTTCTGATGAAGGCCTCTACAAGTGTCTCATCAGCAGTGATgagtctcctcccagctggctcactgtcacag GTAAACCTACAATCATGGCTCCGCCCACCTCTACAGCCCCGCCCACCTCTACAGCCCCGCCCCCTGCCTTAGACCCCCTCCACCTTGTGATCAGACTGGTCTGCCACCTGGTGGTGTTCTGTCCTTACTGCATCTCCACTTTCATCATGGTGTCTTTATATCGACACAGGAACACAg GAAGTGAGCTGCCCGTCTCCGTGGTGATGACCCCGCCCACCCAGGCTGAGGAGGGATTGGATGATGACTACGGTGATGTCATCAGCGCGGTCACCACGGAGCATCAGTTCTGA
- the LOC141760679 gene encoding uncharacterized protein LOC141760679 isoform X2 encodes MEEAPLLWLLFLTSLLSCTTNQARLTLSPRSSQMFEGQSVSLSCEEDDVSAGWTLRRNITDETRTQCGAGWGKPAGSSCSISYMFAWHSGVYWCESREGATSNTITITVTDGPVILQSPVLPVMEGDDVTLLCRTKTSSSLPADFYKDGALIRTEPAGHMTLHHVSSSDEGLYKCLISSDESPPSWLTVTGKPTIMAPPTSTAPPTSTAPPPALDPLHLVIRLVCHLVVFCPYCISTFIMVSLYRHRNTGSELPVSVVMTPPTQAEEGLDDDYGDVISAVTTEHQF; translated from the exons ATGGAGGAAGCACCTCTACTGTGGCTGCTCT TTCTGACTTCCCTGCTGAGCTGCACAACAAACCAAG cTCGTCTGACTCTGAGTCCCAGAAGCTCTCAGATGTTTGAAGgacagtctgtctctctgagcTGTGAGGAGGACGACGTCTCTGCTGGATGGACTCTGAGGAGGAACATCACCGATGAAACCAGGACTCAGTGTGGAGCTGGCTGGGGAAAACCTGCTGGTTCCTCCTGTAGCATCAGCTACATGTTCGCATGGCATAGTGGAGTTTACTGGTGTGAGTCCAGAGAGGGAGCAACCAGtaacaccatcaccatcaccgtcACTG aTGGACCAGTGATCCTGCAGAGTCCTGTCCTCCCTGTGATGGAGGGAGATGATGTCACTCTGCTCTGTAGGACAAAGACGTCCTCCAGCCTCCCAGCTGATTTCTATAAAGATGGCGCCCTCATCAGGACTGAGCCTGCAGGTCACATGACCCTCCACCATGTTTCCAGTTCTGATGAAGGCCTCTACAAGTGTCTCATCAGCAGTGATgagtctcctcccagctggctcactgtcacag GTAAACCTACAATCATGGCTCCGCCCACCTCTACAGCCCCGCCCACCTCTACAGCCCCGCCCCCTGCCTTAGACCCCCTCCACCTTGTGATCAGACTGGTCTGCCACCTGGTGGTGTTCTGTCCTTACTGCATCTCCACTTTCATCATGGTGTCTTTATATCGACACAGGAACACAg GAAGTGAGCTGCCCGTCTCCGTGGTGATGACCCCGCCCACCCAGGCTGAGGAGGGATTGGATGATGACTACGGTGATGTCATCAGCGCGGTCACCACGGAGCATCAGTTCTGA
- the LOC141761267 gene encoding butyrophilin subfamily 2 member A1-like produces MAALIILLFFLSGAASDLHLQTVNPGENATLKCDAGNASIDVVEWTRDDLKSKYVLLVIDGHLDPHNQHPSFKDRVELVDRKMENGDVSLVLKNVSSNDSGTYECRVKTAGLSRRKRGIGGKPINSIQLEVTDSQKGDPKTDDPKTDDPGYGDFTHVAVGLGAAAGVGVVVCSVGLFLGWKYKKHV; encoded by the exons ATGGCTGCTCTCATCATCCTGCTGTTCTTTCTGTCTGGAGCAGCTTCTG ACCTACATCTGCAAACAGTGAACCCTGGAGAGAATGCCACTCTGAAATGTGACGCTGGCAATGCCTCCATCGATGTTGTAGAGTGGACCAGAGATGACCTGAAGTCAAAGTACGTCCTCTTAGTCATCGATGGACACCTTGATCCACATAACCAGCATCCATCCTTTAAGGACAGGGTGGAGCTGGTGGACAGGAAGATGGAGAATGGAGACGTCTCTTTAGTTCTGAAGAATGTGAGCAGCAATGACAGCGGAACATACGAGTGTCGGGTTAAAACAGCTGGTTTAAGTCGTAGAAAGAGAGGCATTGGCGGTAAGCCAATCAACAGCATCCAGCTGGAGGTTACAG ATTCACAGAAAGGAGACCCCAAGACTGATGACCCCAAGACTGATGACCCAGGGTATGGAGACTTCACTCATGTAGCCGTTGgactgggagcagcagcaggtgttgGTGTTGTGGTGTGTTCTGTTGGACTTTTTCTTGGctggaaatataaaaaacatgtttaa